In Stigmatopora nigra isolate UIUO_SnigA chromosome 2, RoL_Snig_1.1, whole genome shotgun sequence, a single window of DNA contains:
- the LOC144214711 gene encoding transducin-like enhancer protein 3-B — MYPQGRHPAPHQPGQPGFKFTVAESCDRIKDEFQFLQAQYHSLKVEYDKLANEKTEMQRHYVMYYEMSYGLNIEMHKQTEIAKRLNAILAQIMPFLSQEHQQQVAQAVERAKQVTMTELNAIIGQQQLQAQHLSHAAHGPPIQLPPHPSGLQPPGLPPVAGSGSGLLALGALGSQAHLPVKDEKNHHDLEHRGEDRLATDERLYLPDNLRTASEKHRSSSDYSLDSKKRKVEEKDSMSRYDSDGEKSDDLVVDVSNEDPATPRASPAHSPPENGIDKPRPPKKDTPNSPASVASSGSTPSSKAKELSHNDKSSTPGLKSNTPTPRNDAPTPGTSSTPGLRPILGKPPGMEALAAPALRTPLSIAGSYPTPFAMMGHHEMNGGLTSPGVYAGLHISPQMSAAAAAAYGRSPMGFDPHTHMRAPGLQASLTSISGGKPAYSFHVSADGQMQPVPFPPDALIGPGIPRHARQINTLSHGEVVCAVTISNPTRHVYTGGKGCVKIWDISQPGSKSPVSQLDCLNRDNYIRSCKLLPDGRTLIVGGEASTLTIWDLASQTPRIKAELTSSAPACYALAISPDAKVCFSCCSDGNIAVWDLHNQTLVRQFQGHTDGASCIDISHDGTKLWTGGLDNTVRSWDLREGRQLQQHDFTSQIFSLGYCPTGEWLAVGMESSNVEVLHHSKPDKYQLHLHESCVLSLKFAYCGKWFVSTGKDNLLNAWRTPYGASIFQSKESSSVLSCDISTDDKYIVTGSGDKKATVYEVIY, encoded by the exons ATGTATCCACAAGGCCGACATCCG GCTCCTCACCAGCCAGGCCAGCCTGGCTTCAAATTCACCGTAGCGGAGTCATGTGACCGAATTAAAGATGAATTCCAGTTCCTTCAAGCCCAATATCACAG TCTTAAGGTGGAGTACGACAAGCTGGCCAATGAAAAAACGGAGATGCAGCGTCACTACGTCATG TACTATGAGATGTCTTACGGACTCAACATTGAAATGCACAAACAG ACGGAGATTGCCAAACGACTCAACGCTATTTTAGCGCAAATTATGCCTTTCCTGTCACAAGAG CACCAACAGCAGGTTGCTCAGGCAGTGGAGCGGGCAAAGCAGGTCACTATGACTGAGCTGAATGCCATCATCGGG CAGCAGCAGCTCCAGGCGCAGCACCTCTCCCACGCCGCTCACGGGCCTCCCATCCAGTTGCCCCCGCACCCCTCTGGCCTGCAACCTCCCGGCCTCCCTCCCGTGGCGGGTTCGGGATCGGGTCTGCTGGCGCTGGGAGCCCTGGGCAGCCAAGCCCACCTTCCCGTAAAAGATGAGAAGAACCACCACGATCTAGAACACAGAGGTGAGGACCGATTAGCAACGGATGAACGT CTTTATTTGCCTGATAA CTTACGCACAGCCAGCGAGAAGCACCGCAGCTCATCTGACTATAGTTTGGACTCCAAAAAGCGCAAAGTGGAGGAGAAGGACAGCATGAGTAGATAT GACAGCGATGGGGAGAAAAGCGACGACTTAGTGGTGGACGTCTCAAATGAG GACCCGGCCACACCCCGAGCCAGCCCCGCCCACTCGCCGCCCGAGAACGGCATcgataagccccgcccccccaagAAGGACACGCCCAACAGCCCTGCGTCGGTGGCGTCCTCTGGAAGCACCCCGTCCTCCAAAGCCAAGGAGCTCAGTCAT AATGACAAATCCTCCACGCCTGGCCTCAAGTCCAACACCCCCACCCCGCGCAATGATGCCCCCACTCCTGGCACCAGCTCCACTCCTGGGCTCAGACCCATCCTGGGCAAGCCACCAGGCATGGAGGCGCTCG CAGCACCAGCCTTGCGTACACCGTTGTCCATCGCCGGCTCCTACCCCACACCTTTTGCCATGATGGGCCATCACGAAATGAATGGAGGCCTGACGAGTCCCGGTGTGTACGCCGGTCTGCACATTTCACCTCAGATGAGCGCCGCAGCTGCCGCAGCCTATGGACGCTCCCCCATG GGGTTTGATCCTCACACCCACATGCGAGCCCCAGGCCTTCAAGCAAGTCTTACATCCATCTCAGGAGGCAAACC CGCTTATTCCTTCCACGTGAGCGCCGATGGCCAGATGCAGCCCGTCCCGTTCCCACCCGATGCTCTGATCGGCCCCGGAATTCCACGCCACGCCCGTCAAATCAACACCTTGAGTCACGGCGAGGTGGTGTGTGCCGTAACCATTAGCAACCCCACACGCCACGTCTACACGGGCGGCAAAGGCTGCGTCAAAATCTGGGATATCAGCCAACCCGGCAGCAAGAGTCCCGTGTCCCAACTGGACTGTCTG AACAGGGATAACTACATCCGCTCCTGTAAACTGCTGCCCGATGGCCGCACATTGATCGTGGGAGGCGAGGCCAGCACGCTGACCATATGGGATCTGGCCTCTCAGACGCCACGTATCAAAGCTGAGCTCACCTCCTCTGCGCCGGCGTGCTACGCCTTGGCCATCAGCCCCGACGCCAAAGTCTGCTTCTCCTGCTGCAGTGACGGCAATATTGCAGTGTGGGATCTCCACAATCAGACTCTTGTCAG ACAGTTTCAAGGTCACACAGATGGCGCCAGCTGCATTGACATATCCCACGACGGCACTAAGTTGTGGACAGGCGGCTTAGACAACACAGTCCGCTCCTGGGATCTGAGAGAGGGACGACAGCTGCAGCAGCACGACTTCACTTCGCAG ATTTTCTCACTGGGCTACTGCCCGACCGGCGAATGGCTAGCCGTGGGCATGGAAAGCAGCAACGTGGAGGTGCTGCACCACTCCAAACCAGACAAGTATCAGCTGCACCTGCACGAGAGCTGTGTACTCTCCCTCAAGTTCGCCTACTGTG GGAAATGGTTTGTTAGCACTGGGAAAGACAACCTGCTGAACGCTTGGAGGACTCCCTACGGCGCCAGTATATTCCAG tccAAGGAATCTTCGTCGGTCCTGAGCTGCGACATCTCCACGGATGACAAGTACATTGTGACGGGTTCTGGTGACAAGAAGGCCACAGTGTATGAAGTCATCTATTAG